A DNA window from Citrobacter tructae contains the following coding sequences:
- the hypF gene encoding carbamoyltransferase HypF, protein MTLNNHSGVELRIRGKVQGVGFRPFVWQLAQRLQLHGDVCNDGDGVVVRLLENASQFIAELHQHCPPLARIDSVESEPFVWMQQPADFSIRQSAGGTMNTQIVPDAATCPDCLVEMNTPGERRYRYPFINCTHCGPRFTIIRAMPYDRPFTVMASFPLCPQCEVEYRDPYDRRFHAQPVACPACGPHLEWISADLRVEKEEALQAAVTLLKAGGIVAIKGIGGFHLVCDARNDNAVAMLRLRKHRPAKPLAVMLPGDDGLPQAARRLLTTPAAPIVLVNKKYVVSLSEGIAPGLTEVGVMLPANPLQHLLLQEMNCPLVMTSGNLSGRPPAITNAQALEDLGEIADGFLLHNREIVQRMDDSVVRESGEMLRRSRGYVPDAVALPPGFRDVQPMLCLGADLKNTFCLVRGEQAVISQHLGDLSDDGIQNQWRDALHLIQTIYDFTPQRIVCDAHPGYVSSQWAREMELPVETVLHHHAHAAACLAEHGWPLNGGDVIALTLDGIGMGENGALWGGECLRVNYRECEHLGGLPAVALVGGDLAAKQPWRNLLAQSLRFVPDWQRYPETALLHQQNWIVLARAIERGINAPLASSCGRLFDAVAAALHCAPESLSYEGEAACALETLASQCAGVEHPVTIPLNNNQLDLAVFWQQWLNWQATGPERAWAFHDALARGFATLMREHASARGIKTLVFSGGVMHNRLLSARLAFYLHDFTLLFPQRLPAGDGGLSLGQGVIAAARAQTQK, encoded by the coding sequence ATGACACTAAACAACCACTCCGGCGTAGAGCTGCGCATTCGCGGTAAAGTACAGGGCGTTGGGTTTCGGCCCTTTGTCTGGCAACTGGCGCAGCGACTACAGCTGCATGGCGACGTCTGTAACGACGGCGACGGGGTGGTTGTGCGTTTGCTCGAAAACGCATCGCAATTTATTGCCGAACTGCATCAGCATTGCCCGCCGCTGGCGCGGATTGACAGCGTCGAGAGCGAACCGTTTGTCTGGATGCAGCAGCCTGCCGATTTCTCTATTCGCCAAAGCGCTGGCGGCACGATGAACACGCAAATCGTACCCGATGCCGCAACCTGCCCCGACTGTCTTGTTGAAATGAACACCCCCGGCGAACGCCGCTATCGTTATCCTTTCATCAACTGCACCCACTGCGGCCCACGCTTCACTATTATTCGCGCAATGCCATATGACCGTCCGTTTACCGTCATGGCCTCATTCCCGCTGTGCCCACAATGCGAAGTGGAATATCGCGATCCATATGACCGTCGCTTTCATGCGCAGCCTGTCGCCTGTCCGGCGTGTGGCCCGCATCTTGAATGGATAAGCGCAGATCTGCGGGTGGAGAAAGAAGAGGCGCTGCAGGCTGCGGTTACGTTGCTGAAAGCGGGCGGTATTGTGGCCATCAAAGGTATTGGTGGATTTCATCTGGTTTGCGACGCGCGTAACGACAATGCCGTGGCGATGCTCAGGCTGCGCAAACATCGCCCGGCTAAACCGCTGGCGGTGATGCTGCCGGGGGACGACGGGCTACCGCAAGCCGCACGGCGTTTGCTGACAACTCCTGCCGCGCCAATCGTGCTGGTGAATAAAAAATATGTGGTTTCGCTCAGTGAGGGAATTGCACCAGGGTTAACGGAAGTTGGCGTCATGCTGCCAGCGAATCCGTTACAGCATTTGCTCTTACAAGAGATGAATTGCCCACTGGTGATGACCTCCGGCAACCTTAGCGGCAGGCCACCAGCCATTACCAATGCGCAGGCGCTGGAAGATTTAGGTGAGATTGCCGATGGTTTCCTGCTGCATAACCGCGAGATTGTGCAGCGTATGGATGACTCTGTGGTGCGAGAAAGTGGAGAAATGCTGCGCCGCTCTCGGGGCTACGTGCCGGATGCGGTCGCACTGCCGCCGGGTTTTCGTGACGTGCAACCGATGCTGTGTTTAGGCGCGGATCTGAAAAATACCTTCTGCCTGGTGCGCGGTGAACAGGCGGTTATCAGCCAGCATCTGGGCGATCTCAGTGATGATGGCATTCAAAATCAGTGGCGAGATGCGTTGCATCTGATCCAGACTATTTATGATTTTACGCCGCAGCGTATCGTCTGCGATGCGCATCCCGGCTACGTTTCCAGTCAGTGGGCCCGTGAGATGGAGTTGCCAGTTGAAACGGTGCTGCATCATCATGCGCATGCTGCGGCGTGCCTGGCCGAACATGGCTGGCCGCTGAATGGCGGGGATGTGATTGCCCTGACGCTGGATGGTATCGGCATGGGCGAAAATGGCGCACTGTGGGGCGGTGAGTGTCTGCGGGTTAATTATCGTGAATGCGAACACCTCGGGGGCTTGCCCGCTGTGGCGCTGGTCGGTGGCGATCTGGCGGCAAAACAGCCGTGGCGCAACCTGCTGGCACAGTCTCTGCGCTTTGTTCCTGACTGGCAGCGTTATCCGGAAACGGCGCTACTGCATCAACAAAACTGGATTGTACTGGCACGTGCCATCGAGCGGGGGATCAATGCTCCGCTGGCATCGTCGTGCGGGCGCTTGTTTGATGCGGTTGCCGCTGCGCTGCATTGCGCGCCGGAATCGCTGAGTTATGAAGGTGAGGCCGCCTGTGCGCTGGAGACGCTCGCTTCCCAGTGCGCGGGTGTAGAACACCCGGTTACGATACCGCTTAACAACAACCAGCTGGATTTAGCGGTTTTCTGGCAGCAGTGGCTGAACTGGCAGGCAACGGGCCCTGAACGCGCCTGGGCTTTTCACGATGCGCTGGCGCGAGGTTTTGCCACCCTGATGCGCGAACACGCATCCGCACGCGGGATTAAGACGCTGGTATTCAGCGGCGGCGTGATGCACAACCGCTTGCTGTCAGCCCGGCTGGCGTTTTATCTGCATGATTTTACCTTACTGTTCCCGCAGCGTTTACCGGCGGGCGACGGTGGATTGTCGCTGGGGCAGGGCGTGATTGCCGCGGCACGGGCGCAGACGCAAAAATAA
- the norW gene encoding NADH:flavorubredoxin reductase NorW translates to MSRGIVIIGSGFAARQLVKNIRKQDTTIPLILIAADSMDEYNKPDLSHVISQAQRADDLTRQSAGEFAEQFNLRLFPHTWVTDIDANSHVVKSLDKQWQYDKLVLATGASAFVPPVTGRELMLTLNSQQEYRACETQLRDAQRVLIVGGGLIGSELAMDFCRAGKAVTLIDNAASILASLMPPEVSSRLQHRLTDMGVHLLLKSQLQSLEKTSTGIRATLDRSRSVEVDAVIAATGLRPETALARRAGLNINRGVCVDSYLQTSHPDIYALGDCAEINGQVLPFLQPIQLSAMYLAKNLLGGNAPLKLPAMLVKIKTPELPLHLAGETQRRDLNWHIAAETEGMVARGMNSEGQLCAFVVSEDRMKEAFALLKTLPV, encoded by the coding sequence ATGAGCCGCGGAATTGTCATTATTGGTTCGGGCTTCGCCGCCCGCCAGTTAGTCAAAAATATCCGTAAGCAGGATACGACTATCCCGTTGATCCTGATTGCCGCTGACAGCATGGATGAGTACAACAAGCCCGATCTCAGCCATGTTATTAGCCAGGCACAGCGTGCCGACGATCTCACCCGTCAGTCGGCGGGAGAGTTTGCCGAACAGTTTAATTTGCGTCTGTTCCCACATACCTGGGTTACAGATATCGATGCCAATTCCCACGTAGTGAAAAGCCTGGACAAACAGTGGCAGTACGACAAGCTGGTGCTGGCAACGGGAGCTTCAGCCTTTGTACCGCCGGTTACCGGGCGTGAGTTAATGCTCACATTGAACAGCCAGCAGGAATATCGCGCCTGTGAAACACAATTGCGCGACGCCCAGCGGGTGCTGATTGTTGGTGGTGGCTTGATTGGCAGCGAGCTGGCGATGGATTTCTGCCGCGCCGGTAAAGCGGTAACGCTCATCGACAACGCCGCCAGCATTCTGGCCTCGTTAATGCCGCCAGAAGTCAGCAGCCGCTTGCAGCATCGTCTGACCGATATGGGTGTGCACTTGCTGCTGAAATCACAGTTGCAGAGCCTGGAGAAAACCAGCACCGGTATTCGCGCCACGCTCGATCGTAGCCGCAGCGTAGAAGTCGATGCGGTGATTGCCGCAACCGGCCTGCGTCCGGAAACGGCGCTGGCGCGTCGCGCTGGATTGAACATCAATCGTGGCGTCTGCGTCGACAGCTATCTGCAAACCAGCCACCCGGACATTTATGCGCTCGGCGACTGTGCTGAAATTAATGGTCAGGTCCTGCCGTTCCTGCAGCCGATTCAACTGAGTGCGATGTATCTGGCGAAGAACCTGCTCGGCGGCAACGCCCCGCTGAAGCTGCCAGCCATGCTGGTAAAAATCAAAACGCCTGAGCTGCCATTACACCTGGCCGGGGAAACCCAGCGTCGCGATCTGAACTGGCACATTGCGGCTGAAACAGAAGGTATGGTCGCCAGAGGAATGAACAGCGAAGGCCAACTGTGTGCCTTCGTGGTGAGCGAAGATCGGATGAAAGAGGCCTTTGCACTACTGAAAACGTTGCCCGTGTAA
- the norV gene encoding anaerobic nitric oxide reductase flavorubredoxin, with amino-acid sequence MSILVKNNIHWVGQRDWEVRDFHGTEYKTLRGSSYNSYLIREEKNVLIDTVDHKFSREFVQNLRSEIDLADIDYIIINHAEEDHAGALTELMSCIPDTPIYCTNNAIDSITGHHHHPEWNFNVVKTGDSLDIGNGKQLIFVETPMLHWPDSMMTYMTGDAVLFSNDAFGQHYCDERLFNDEVDQTELFEQCQRYYANILTPFSRLVTPKITEILGFNLPVDMIATSHGVVWRDNPTQIVEMYLKWAADYQEDRITIFYDTMSNNTRMMADAIAQGINEVDPNVAVKIFNVARSDKNEILTNVFRSKGVLVGTSTMNNVMMPKIAGLVEEMTGLRFRNKRASAFGSHGWSGGAVDRLSTRLQDAGFEMSLSLKAKWRPDLDALELCRQHGREIARQWALAPLPETTVKAATKEEECACAAAAAADLGPSMQCSVCQWIYDPAKGEPLQDVAPGTPWSDVPDNFLCPECSLGKDVFDVLATEAK; translated from the coding sequence ATGTCTATTCTGGTTAAAAATAACATTCATTGGGTTGGCCAACGTGACTGGGAAGTGCGTGATTTCCACGGAACCGAATACAAAACGCTGCGCGGCAGCAGCTACAATAGCTATCTTATCCGTGAAGAAAAAAATGTCCTGATAGATACAGTAGACCACAAGTTTAGCCGCGAATTCGTGCAGAATCTGCGCAGTGAAATTGACCTGGCGGATATTGACTACATCATCATCAACCATGCCGAAGAAGACCATGCCGGTGCGCTGACCGAGCTGATGTCCTGCATCCCGGACACCCCGATTTACTGCACCAATAACGCCATTGATTCCATCACTGGTCACCACCACCACCCGGAATGGAACTTTAACGTCGTAAAAACCGGTGACTCACTGGATATCGGTAACGGCAAGCAGTTGATCTTCGTTGAAACGCCGATGCTGCACTGGCCCGACAGCATGATGACCTACATGACCGGCGATGCGGTTTTGTTCAGTAACGACGCTTTTGGTCAGCACTACTGTGATGAACGCCTGTTCAATGATGAAGTTGACCAGACGGAGCTGTTCGAACAATGCCAACGCTACTACGCCAACATCCTGACCCCATTCAGCCGTCTGGTGACGCCGAAAATCACCGAAATTCTCGGCTTCAATTTACCGGTCGATATGATTGCCACCTCCCACGGTGTGGTATGGCGCGACAACCCAACGCAGATCGTTGAGATGTACCTGAAATGGGCGGCGGATTATCAGGAAGATCGCATCACCATTTTCTATGACACCATGTCCAATAACACCCGCATGATGGCCGATGCGATTGCCCAGGGCATCAACGAAGTTGACCCGAACGTGGCGGTGAAAATCTTTAATGTCGCCCGCAGCGATAAGAACGAAATCCTGACTAACGTCTTCCGCTCTAAAGGCGTGCTGGTTGGTACCTCCACGATGAACAACGTGATGATGCCGAAAATCGCTGGTCTGGTAGAAGAGATGACCGGCCTGCGTTTTCGTAATAAACGCGCCAGCGCCTTCGGTTCACATGGCTGGAGCGGCGGTGCGGTAGACCGTTTATCTACCCGTCTGCAGGATGCCGGTTTTGAGATGTCGCTGAGTCTGAAAGCGAAATGGCGCCCGGATCTGGACGCGCTGGAACTGTGCCGTCAACACGGCCGCGAAATTGCACGTCAGTGGGCACTTGCTCCGCTGCCTGAAACGACCGTGAAAGCAGCAACCAAAGAAGAGGAGTGTGCCTGTGCCGCCGCGGCTGCCGCTGACCTCGGCCCAAGCATGCAGTGCAGCGTGTGTCAGTGGATTTACGACCCAGCAAAAGGCGAACCGCTGCAGGACGTTGCACCAGGTACACCGTGGAGTGACGTACCGGACAACTTCCTGTGCCCGGAGTGTTCATTAGGCAAAGATGTCTTCGACGTACTGGCTACGGAGGCAAAATGA
- the norR gene encoding nitric oxide reductase transcriptional regulator NorR, which produces MSFSVDVLAGIAIELQRGIGHQDRFQRLITTLRQVLECDASALLRYESRQFIPLAIDGLAQDVLGRRFTLEGHPRLEAIARAGDVVRFPADSDLPDPYDGLIPGQESLKVHACIGLPLFAGQNLIGALTLDGMEPDQFDVFSDEELRLIAALAAGALSNALLIEQLESQNMLPGSSTAFEQVAETQMIGLSPNMMQLKKEIEIVAGSDLNVLISGETGTGKELVAKAIHEGSPRAVNPLVYLNCAALPESVAESELFGHVKGAFTGAISNRSGKFEMADNGTLFLDEIGELSLALQAKLLRVLQYGDIQRVGDDRSLRVDVRVLAATNRDLREEVLAGNFRADLFHRLSVFPLSVPPLRERGDDVVLLAGYFCEQCRLRLGLSRVVLSPGARTHLLNYGWPGNVRELEHAIHRAVVLARATRAGDEVVLEPQHFALQEEAHTSQAEAEVIAEIPLNHNLREATESFQREMIRRALAQNNHSWAASARALETDVANLHRLAKRLGLKD; this is translated from the coding sequence ATGAGCTTTTCAGTTGATGTACTGGCGGGCATCGCCATTGAATTACAACGCGGTATTGGGCATCAGGATCGTTTTCAACGCCTGATTACCACCCTGCGTCAGGTGCTGGAGTGTGATGCTTCGGCGCTGCTGCGCTACGAATCCCGACAGTTTATTCCGTTGGCAATAGATGGCCTGGCGCAGGACGTTCTCGGCCGACGCTTTACGCTGGAGGGGCATCCGCGTCTGGAAGCGATTGCCCGTGCCGGGGATGTGGTGCGTTTTCCTGCCGACAGCGATTTGCCCGATCCTTATGATGGGCTTATCCCTGGCCAGGAGAGCCTGAAGGTCCATGCCTGCATCGGGTTGCCACTGTTTGCCGGGCAAAACCTGATCGGGGCGTTAACGCTGGATGGCATGGAACCTGACCAGTTCGATGTGTTCAGTGATGAAGAACTTAGACTGATTGCCGCACTGGCTGCGGGTGCGCTGAGCAATGCACTGCTGATTGAACAACTGGAAAGCCAGAATATGCTGCCGGGGTCGTCCACCGCCTTTGAGCAGGTGGCAGAAACGCAAATGATTGGCTTGTCGCCCAATATGATGCAGCTGAAAAAAGAGATTGAGATTGTGGCAGGCTCCGATCTTAACGTCCTAATCAGTGGCGAAACGGGAACCGGGAAAGAACTGGTGGCGAAAGCGATTCATGAAGGTTCGCCGCGCGCGGTGAACCCACTGGTGTACCTCAACTGCGCCGCATTACCGGAAAGCGTGGCGGAAAGCGAACTGTTTGGTCATGTGAAAGGGGCATTTACCGGCGCCATCAGTAATCGTAGCGGCAAGTTTGAAATGGCAGACAACGGCACGCTGTTTCTGGATGAGATTGGCGAGCTGTCACTGGCGCTACAGGCCAAGCTGCTGCGCGTGTTGCAGTACGGTGATATTCAGCGTGTAGGTGACGATCGCAGTCTGCGTGTGGATGTCCGTGTGCTGGCGGCCACCAACCGTGATTTGCGTGAAGAGGTGCTGGCCGGAAATTTCCGTGCCGACCTTTTCCACCGTCTGAGCGTTTTTCCGCTTTCGGTGCCACCGCTGCGTGAGCGCGGTGACGATGTCGTGTTGCTGGCAGGGTATTTCTGCGAACAGTGCCGGCTGCGGCTGGGGCTTTCCCGCGTGGTGCTCAGCCCTGGGGCACGAACTCATCTGCTGAACTACGGCTGGCCCGGAAACGTCCGTGAACTTGAGCATGCTATTCATCGTGCAGTGGTGCTGGCAAGGGCGACAAGGGCAGGGGATGAAGTGGTGCTGGAGCCGCAACATTTTGCCTTACAGGAAGAGGCGCATACGTCGCAAGCTGAAGCCGAAGTCATTGCTGAGATCCCACTGAATCACAATCTGCGTGAAGCAACGGAGTCATTCCAGCGGGAGATGATCCGCCGTGCGCTGGCGCAGAACAATCATAGCTGGGCGGCAAGCGCGCGGGCGTTGGAAACAGACGTCGCCAACTTGCACCGGCTGGCGAAACGTCTGGGGCTGAAGGATTAG
- the gutQ gene encoding arabinose-5-phosphate isomerase GutQ yields the protein MSDALLNAGRQTLMLELQEASRLPERLGDDFVRAANTIIHCEGKVVVSGIGKSGHIGKKIAATLASTGTPAFFVHPAEALHGDLGMIESRDVMLFISYSGGAKELDLIIPRLEDKSVALLAMTGKPTSPLGLAAKAVLDISVEREACPMRLAPTSSTVNTLMMGDALAIAVMQARGFNEEDFARSHPAGALGARLLNKVHHLMRRDDAVPQVTLTTSVMDAMLELSRTGLGLVAVCDEQSLVKGVFTDGDLRRWLVGGGALTTQVSEAMTRNGVTLQAQSRAIDAKEILMKRKITAAPVVDENGKLTGAINLQDFYQAGIL from the coding sequence ATGAGTGATGCACTACTGAACGCGGGCCGTCAGACATTAATGCTGGAGCTACAGGAAGCCAGCCGACTGCCAGAGCGACTGGGCGATGATTTTGTCCGTGCCGCCAATACTATCATCCACTGCGAAGGCAAAGTGGTTGTTTCCGGTATTGGCAAATCCGGCCATATTGGCAAAAAAATTGCGGCAACCCTCGCCAGTACCGGCACGCCCGCTTTTTTTGTGCATCCAGCGGAAGCACTGCACGGCGACTTAGGCATGATTGAAAGCCGCGACGTAATGCTGTTTATCTCCTACTCTGGCGGCGCGAAAGAGTTGGACCTCATCATTCCGCGCCTGGAAGACAAATCCGTCGCCCTACTGGCAATGACTGGAAAACCGACCTCACCACTAGGCCTGGCGGCCAAAGCCGTATTGGATATTTCCGTTGAGCGAGAAGCCTGCCCGATGCGTCTGGCACCGACCTCCAGCACCGTTAACACCCTGATGATGGGCGATGCGCTGGCAATCGCCGTCATGCAGGCGCGCGGTTTTAACGAAGAAGATTTTGCTCGTTCTCATCCGGCCGGTGCGCTGGGTGCTCGTCTGTTAAACAAGGTACACCACCTGATGCGCCGCGACGACGCCGTACCACAGGTGACACTCACCACCAGTGTCATGGACGCCATGCTGGAACTGAGTCGCACCGGCCTGGGGCTGGTGGCGGTCTGCGACGAGCAGTCTCTGGTTAAAGGCGTCTTTACCGATGGCGACCTGCGCCGCTGGCTGGTCGGTGGTGGGGCGCTCACCACTCAGGTTAGCGAAGCGATGACCCGTAATGGCGTCACGCTGCAAGCACAGAGCCGCGCGATTGACGCCAAAGAGATCCTGATGAAGCGCAAAATAACTGCCGCACCGGTGGTGGATGAAAACGGCAAACTCACTGGCGCGATTAACCTGCAAGATTTCTATCAGGCGGGCATCCTCTAA
- the srlR gene encoding glucitol operon DNA-binding transcriptional repressor SrlR — MKPRQRQAAILEHLQKQGKCSVEELAHYFDTTGTTIRKDLVILENAGTVIRTYGGVVLNKDESDPPIDHKTLINTHKKEQIAEAAVRYIHDGDSIILDAGSTVLQMVPMLTRFSNITVMTNSLHIVNALSELDNEQTILMPGGTFRKKSASFHGQLAENAFEQFSFDKLFMGTDGIDLNAGVTTFNEVFSVSKAMCNAAREVILMADSSKFGRKSPNVVCSLESVDKLITDAGIDPAFRQALEAKGIEVIITGETNE; from the coding sequence ATGAAACCTCGTCAGCGTCAGGCTGCCATACTGGAGCACCTGCAAAAGCAGGGAAAATGCTCGGTTGAAGAACTGGCCCACTACTTTGACACCACCGGCACGACCATTCGCAAAGACTTGGTCATTCTGGAGAATGCCGGAACCGTCATTCGTACCTATGGCGGTGTAGTATTAAACAAAGACGAATCTGACCCGCCCATCGATCACAAAACGCTAATCAACACGCATAAAAAAGAGCAAATTGCCGAAGCCGCCGTCCGTTATATTCACGACGGTGACTCGATCATTCTGGACGCGGGAAGTACCGTTTTGCAGATGGTGCCAATGCTCACCCGCTTTAGTAACATCACCGTGATGACCAACAGCCTACACATTGTTAACGCTCTTTCGGAACTGGACAACGAGCAAACCATCCTGATGCCCGGCGGGACCTTTCGCAAAAAATCTGCGTCATTTCACGGTCAACTGGCAGAAAACGCCTTTGAGCAGTTCAGCTTTGATAAACTCTTCATGGGCACCGACGGCATCGATCTCAATGCAGGTGTGACCACGTTTAATGAGGTGTTTAGCGTCAGCAAAGCGATGTGCAATGCCGCTCGCGAAGTGATTCTGATGGCTGATTCGTCAAAATTCGGGCGCAAGAGCCCCAATGTTGTATGCAGTCTGGAAAGCGTCGACAAGCTGATTACCGATGCGGGCATCGACCCCGCGTTTCGTCAGGCGCTGGAAGCAAAAGGGATTGAAGTGATCATAACCGGAGAAACCAATGAGTGA
- the gutM gene encoding transcriptional regulator GutM, producing the protein MVSALITVAAIAWCMQLALGGWQISRFNRAFDKLCQQGRVGVGRSGGRFKPRVVVAIALDEQQRVTDTLFMKGLTVFARPGKIATIMGKHLDDLQPDVIFPHDPLSQNALSLALKLKHG; encoded by the coding sequence ATGGTTTCCGCACTGATTACCGTCGCCGCTATTGCCTGGTGCATGCAACTGGCGCTGGGTGGCTGGCAAATTTCCCGTTTTAATCGGGCATTCGATAAGCTCTGCCAGCAGGGTCGGGTCGGCGTGGGTCGTTCCGGAGGTCGTTTTAAACCGCGCGTGGTAGTCGCCATCGCGCTGGATGAACAACAGCGGGTAACTGATACGTTATTTATGAAAGGTCTTACTGTATTCGCCAGACCCGGCAAAATTGCCACAATAATGGGCAAACATCTTGATGATTTACAGCCTGATGTGATCTTTCCCCATGATCCGTTATCGCAGAATGCACTATCATTGGCGCTTAAACTGAAACATGGGTAA